The following nucleotide sequence is from Lacinutrix sp. Hel_I_90.
GTTTTTTCTTTTAAGGTTTATCCTCAAAACAATATAAAATTATAGTACTACATTTGCATCCTATAAAATTTTCATTTTTGTGAAACAAACCACCCTATTTCTTAGTCTATTATTTATCTGTCAAAGTGTTATTGCACAAGTTAAAAAAGCACCTGCTCCTAACTGGGTTGAAACCATTGAATACAGTCTAGATCCAGAAGTAAATTTAGACGATTTAACCCAAGGCACAATTACCTTATTGTACGATCATCAAGTTCATGTTCCAAAGGCTGTAAGTTATACCCAATTTGTAACCAAAATATTTGATAACGTAGGCATACAAGAGGCTTCAAGTATTAGTGTTGACTACGACCCCAGTTATCAAACCTTAAAATTTCATAGTGTAACTATAAATAGAGATGGGGAAATTATAGATAAATTTCAGTCTGACAACTTTCAATTGATGCGCCGTGAGACGAATGCTGAAAATCATTTGTACGATGGCTCTATGTCTGCTGTACTAAATATTTCAGATGTTCGTACCAATGATATTATAGAATATAGCTACTCCATAGCCGGTTTCAACCCCATTCATAAGGGTAAGTTTTCTGATGTGTACTATCTGGACAGTTATGTGCCTGTTGGAAAAATTGCAGTCACTATTTTTTCAGATAGTGAACTTAATTACAAAGGGATTAATAATCCTGAAGTGCCAAACATCAAAAAGATGAATGGGTTATATCAGTATGTGTGGGTTAATGAGAATACGGAAAAAGTGTTATTTGAAGATTATAGTCCGTCTTGGAAATTAGACTATCAAACCGTTTTTGTTAGCAATTATGACTCCTGGGAATCGGTTGTTAATTGGGGAATTAAAACCTACACCATAAATGAAAAACCAAGCGCCGATTTACTAAAAAAAATTAAAAATATTGTCTCTGAAAATAAGACAAAAGGCGAAAAAATAAAGGCCACTTTAAATTTTGTACAAAATGACATTAGATATCTTGGTCTAGAAGATGGTATTGGCGCCTACAAACCATTCACTCCAAACAAGGTGTTTAAGCAGCGTTTTGGAGATTGTAAAGACAAAAGCTTACTTATGACCACGATGCTTAACAATATGGGTATTGAAGCCTACCCCATGTTAGTGAATACCACATTAAAAGAAACGATTACAGAATTTTTACCTTCTCCCGTTTTCTTTGACCATTGTGTGGTAAAGGTTATTGATGTGGCTGGTAAAGGATTGTATTATGATCCTACAATTACAAATCAAGGAGGTTCATACAAAACCACTTATTTTCCAGACTACCAATATGGTCTGGTCTTAGCACCAGAGACCACAGATTTTGATCAAATTTTTAGTGATTCGGAAAATAAAATTGAAATCTATGATGAATATAGTTTAGAAGCCATTGGTAAAGGTGCTACTTTAAAAGTCACCTCGACTTATTATGATAGTGAAGCGGACGCTATGAGAAGCTATTTTAAAAATAATAGTATTAACGCTATCGCAAAAGAATATGCTGATTATTACTCAAACTATTACTTTAATATTGAAGCTACAAAAAAACCTGAATATCAAGATAATGTAGAAGACAATAAGTTTCAAGTTACTGAAGCCTATAAAATTGATAGTCTTTGGCGACCAATGACAGAAAAGAAAGGGTACATCTCAGCCCACTTTTCTCCCTCAACCATTGAGGGATTACTTTATGTACCAACTAAAGAAGAACGAAAAGACCCACTAAGCTTGTATTTCCCTTCAACTAAAGAACACCGAATAAAAATAAAATTACAATCGCCATGGGATATAAAAAGAGAAAAATTAGAAATAAATTTTTCTGGATTTCAATACAAATGGAATGTGGATTACGATAGCACGAAAAAGGAAATCGATTTAAGATATTTTTTAAAAACTCAGAAAGATCATATTTCGGTAAAGGAATTTAAGGAGTATACCAGAGAAGTAAAAAAGATGAACGAGACTCTGGGGTATCAAATTTTTACACCTGGCACTCTTGCTAATGGTAAACATGCAACTAATGCTTTTGAAATAGGGGATGCTTTTAAAAATGGTTTCAAACTATTTCTTAAAATTGCAGTTGGCTTAATTTTTATTGTGATTTTGATCTTATTTCTTGCCTGGTACATTCCTAAATCAAGAAATAAAAATCAGTAACAGCTTTATTCACATTCAAAACATCTGATTAGATAATCTGGTAAATTAAGTGTTTTTGAGCCTTTTAAAGGTTCCTTTAAAGTCCCTTTTTTATCTATAATTTTTTTGAATGCTTTTGCATATTCAATAAGAGCCTCACGTCTTGTTTTTATTTTTTCAATTATCGCTTTACCATCCAATTCTGAAATTTCTTTTGGCCAGA
It contains:
- a CDS encoding DUF3857 domain-containing transglutaminase family protein, with translation MKQTTLFLSLLFICQSVIAQVKKAPAPNWVETIEYSLDPEVNLDDLTQGTITLLYDHQVHVPKAVSYTQFVTKIFDNVGIQEASSISVDYDPSYQTLKFHSVTINRDGEIIDKFQSDNFQLMRRETNAENHLYDGSMSAVLNISDVRTNDIIEYSYSIAGFNPIHKGKFSDVYYLDSYVPVGKIAVTIFSDSELNYKGINNPEVPNIKKMNGLYQYVWVNENTEKVLFEDYSPSWKLDYQTVFVSNYDSWESVVNWGIKTYTINEKPSADLLKKIKNIVSENKTKGEKIKATLNFVQNDIRYLGLEDGIGAYKPFTPNKVFKQRFGDCKDKSLLMTTMLNNMGIEAYPMLVNTTLKETITEFLPSPVFFDHCVVKVIDVAGKGLYYDPTITNQGGSYKTTYFPDYQYGLVLAPETTDFDQIFSDSENKIEIYDEYSLEAIGKGATLKVTSTYYDSEADAMRSYFKNNSINAIAKEYADYYSNYYFNIEATKKPEYQDNVEDNKFQVTEAYKIDSLWRPMTEKKGYISAHFSPSTIEGLLYVPTKEERKDPLSLYFPSTKEHRIKIKLQSPWDIKREKLEINFSGFQYKWNVDYDSTKKEIDLRYFLKTQKDHISVKEFKEYTREVKKMNETLGYQIFTPGTLANGKHATNAFEIGDAFKNGFKLFLKIAVGLIFIVILILFLAWYIPKSRNKNQ